The proteins below come from a single Oscillospiraceae bacterium genomic window:
- a CDS encoding GyrI-like domain-containing protein, with the protein MMENLVSVTQIHSEGFTLLGREYSSNAGAALDFGYIWGNFFETGGYEKILPHQKNKDEHCVDTLVFYTKSPDCKTVYIGHIVDGITDMPEGHVLEKFPASEFVVVSSNWQPTEGESHDVANAGKDNLKIPDGYMEDRASPYVQVEKIYHCPEKGHKLERWYPIKKK; encoded by the coding sequence ATGATGGAAAACTTAGTAAGCGTAACACAAATTCATAGTGAGGGCTTTACACTACTTGGTAGAGAGTATTCATCAAATGCAGGAGCGGCGTTAGATTTCGGCTATATATGGGGTAATTTTTTTGAAACAGGCGGTTATGAGAAAATCCTTCCTCATCAGAAAAACAAGGATGAACATTGCGTAGACACGCTTGTATTCTATACCAAAAGCCCCGATTGCAAAACCGTTTATATCGGGCATATTGTTGATGGCATAACCGATATGCCGGAGGGTCATGTATTGGAAAAATTTCCTGCGAGTGAATTTGTCGTTGTAAGCTCCAACTGGCAACCCACAGAGGGCGAGTCACACGATGTAGCCAACGCAGGTAAAGATAACCTTAAAATACCCGACGGCTATATGGAAGATAGAGCAAGCCCCTATGTTCAAGTCGAGAAAATATATCATTGCCCCGAAAAAGGACACAAATTGGAGCGTTGGTATCCGATAAAGAAAAAATAA